The Erinaceus europaeus chromosome 4, mEriEur2.1, whole genome shotgun sequence genomic sequence ccccttcttttttctttttaatgttttattttccaCAATGACAAATCTGTTTATGTCTGCAAAGGATTAGCAGCAGACCCTGCTTCTGGACCAAAACTCAGACAAGGATTTACTAAACCTTCTAAAAGAGATTAACTCCTAGAAGCCAGGTAAGATGATAACATCCTAATTCAGGTGTTCTTATCACCTATTGtgcagaaacagcaaatgagcCTTTACGAAAACACAATCTAtagcaggaaaacaaacaaataaaacattggcAAGCCCTTAGTGACGTATACTCTagaaacatacttttttttaagcATGTAATTTGAAGATGATTTCAATTTTCTCTTATTCTTAACGGGACAAAGAATAATTCCTCCTTTTGAGGAGTTAATTATTGCCCTTTTCCCAAACACAAAGAAGGTTAGTTCTCTGACACCAACATAGAGTAGGATTGCTGTGAATTAGAGACTTCTTTTGATAGTGTGAATTATTTGTTGGAGTAACGAAAATGTAAAGAGACTTAATATTAACATTCTTGCTGTGGAAACAGTAGAGttataaaataaatgtcttttgcTTTTATATTTTAGGCTTGGTCCCTAAAACGCATGAGACTAGATGGCCATGTGCTCAAGAAAGCTACCCAAGGAGAAGGAACAGCAGCCATCTCTTCATGTGCCCATGAGTCCTCTCAAAATATCATGCAGAACGAGCACAAACTAActtcaaattttatttacttctaagaaTTTCAAAACAagagcatgaaagaaaaacattCAGTGTCTGTAACAGTGCTTGGTTgaaagtttattttctttaaattaaaaacagtTAGTATCAATTATATTGTGGTGCTGGGtggtgaacccaggacctcatgcctgcaatGTAACATTGAGATGCCTcctggcccaatttttttttcaatttttataaaaaggaaacactggcaaaaaccataggataagaggggtacagctccacacaattcccaccaccagaactccgtatcccatcccctcctctaatagctttcctattcttcccccccccccaacttctatATTTCCTTAGAGatggtgaggaggagagagaaaccaaatcacagcttcaccattcatagaATTCTGCTGTATTTATTCATGGCCTTTCAGTGTGGTTCTGGAAGTGTGTGAGCTCAGACCTCTTCCCTGATAAGCCACCTCCTAGTTCCctgaagttattttatttttactggaaaTGTAATAGTCTTTTAAGGAAAATGTTTCTTtcccaaaaaataattttgatccatactgccagtgggggagaagtgataggggaaaGATGCTCAgacggctctgaactccaactccatcgggaaccagagagacagaaggacaaagGGAGGGTCACTTAGATGTAATAATAATAGGTGCATGTGTGAttggaaaagagaagaagatgggacctttaaaggggggaggggcaaatatatgcaaatatagaaaggtagttgtagaaattatagtcaacccgtaatctgcaaccttaggagaaacTGTCGTAGCTTCCGATGGAGGGATTGGAGatccagaactctgatggtgggaatgatgtggagttgtatccctgttatcttgtaactttgtaaatcaagattaattaattaattatttaattaatttaaaaaagaggttttaaaagttgaaaaaaaagaaaatgttacttGATATGAGAATTTCAGTAAAAACTCTTTGGAGTGTTAACAATTTTATTagtaagattatttttttatcttgtgtaATCTCTGCTTTGATATTTGAttctagtaaatatttgattctaGTAAATTCTAGTAATAACTACATTCATTTTGTGGATAGTCATTGAGAATTatggcttttatttattattattattatttattattttaccagagcaatggtcagctctggcttacagtggtgcggggattgaacctgggacttcagagcctcaggaatgacagttatgctatctacccctgccccgagAATTACGGCTTTTAGTCGGGCAACATTGCACTGCAGAATGATATGTTTCAGGAGTAGGTCACTGAAAATCAGTATGTGTCTATTACTTTAAAAAGTGATAGAAAATTCAGCCCTATTATACTTCACCATAcatgtgtcttttaaaaaatttattatctttatcaggtagagacagccagaaatcgagagggaagggggtaatagggagggagagagacagagagacactgtttcgcctcttgtgaagcttttccccatggagggggcttgaaccctggtccttgtgcattgtaacaggtgtgctcaaccaggtgcaccaccacccgactccacaCTTGTCTTTTTCACTCCAGTTTATACCCTTATTCCACTGTTTGCCTTCGTTCCAGTGCCCACTAACTGGGTTTGCAGTCTTACTTCGTCTGTCTGTTTTTGCCCACGTAGCACATATGGCGGAGATCAtgcagtgtttgtctttctcctccctggCCTATTTTACTAAGCAAGATACTCTCTAGCTCCACCCTTGTCTTTGCAAATGACAAGAGCTCATTTGTTTTAAAGAGCTAATTTGTATCCGGTTCTGTGCATGTACCGTATCTTTATCTGTTCTGCAGGCAATGGATATTATGTTGGTTCCAACTCTGCAGTACTGTAGAAAGTATCTTTATCTGTTCTGCAGGCAATAGATATTATGTTAGTTCCAACTCTCCAGTACTATAGAAAGTGCTTCCATAGACATGGAGTGTCCACTTCTCTTGGAATTGAATCACTCTTGTTTGGAGTACAGAGATGTCTGTGTTCAGTGCAGACGTGGAAATCACAGAGCTGTAATTTATACGCCGGTGTGTGCAGTTCGCGGGGAAGCATTCCTGCGGAAGGGACTGGTCATAATAACCTCTCCGTTCCAGGGGGAGAGTGCAGTCAGAGGCTtcaagccatttatttatttatttatttatttatatttattatttatgtatgtatttatttatttataatagcctAATCAGAAGCCAACTGCTCATTGTAACACTGCCCGGAGTCATATAGCCCTATCAGGAGGCAGTGTCTCAATTATTCCTTCTCTTGCCAGCTTTTTCccgccttattttttatttaattaaattaatttactaattattattattattattattttaccaaagcactgctcagctctggcttttggtagtgcaagggattgaacctgggactttggagcctcaggatggAAAGCCTGttagcataatcactatgctatctcccctgccccaccccagttattttttaaacattttataatgGACTTCTAAACTTTCCTCCCattctaagatccctaatctcttctgctctgttcctacttttcggttcctgttcactaaccatgttgtctcaatttatgtcctgccaccttccagacaccaagttgcagacactaccatgactccaccctgacttctctggggagatgacctcaccagtgtgccctggaacttcccctccccagagccctgccccactagggaaagatagaaacaggctggggggtgtggatccacctgtcaacacccatgtccagcggagaagcaattacagaagccagaactcccaccttctacatccccaaacaattttgatccacactccctgtgggggagaagtgataggaggaagaggataagagggctctgaactgcagCTCCATCAGCTCTCGGAGAGAGAGGACGAAAAGTGGAGAGATGTGTGGCTGTAGTAATAGGGTTGTgtgtagcttggaggggaagagaggactggacttggaagaaaaagggggcaattgtgTCCAAATGTAGATGGATAGTTGTAGAGGTGAcaattaacccatgtctgcagccttgggagaaccgcggtggtttgcaatggagggactggggattcagagctctggtggtgggaacggtgtggaattatacccctgctgaccataattttgtaaatcaatattgacccactaataaaaacaaaccaatatAGGTTACAGAGTATAGtcccacactgtccccaccaccacagttctgtgccccgCACCCTCCCAGtcttaaccaccataattctcactgCCTTAGGGACAGTTTGTtcacttctgtttttatttccccAAGTTCATGTAGTCCAGTTCTTTCGATCCCACAcacgagtgaaaccatctggcttCACCTTTTATTGTTCTCAGCAGAATCACCTCAAGTTTCAACCGCCTGTGTGGAAGGACTTAATGCTctcttttctgattgcagagtacTACTCCAGAGAGTGtatatgccataacttctttacccagtcatctgtcagttgccgtaacttctttacccagtcatctgtcagtgggcatttcagctgcttccactctttggctgttgtgcaGAATGCATCTATAAAtacagcagtgcagggggttgggctgtagtgcagcgggctaagtaaagtgtaaggatcctagttcgagcccccacccccccggtccccatctgcaggggagtcgcttcacacttggtgaagcaggtctgcaggtgtctgtctttctctctccttccctgtcttcccctcctctctccatttctctctgtcctatccaacaatgatgacatcaataacaacagcagtaataactaccacaacaataaaaaaaaaaagggcagcaaaagggggaaaaaaatacagCAGTGCACATGCCCCTTTACATGGGTCTTTTCCCAtgctttggataaatgcttaggaCTGTTATTGCCGGACCATAAAGTATTTCcatgttttaattttaatgatgatATACTTGCTCTGCAGAGTTTATGGTGAACCCCTGATTTTtagctttaaaaataatatttagaaaaaaaaaaagaaagacacctgcagatctgcttcatgacttgggaagttttgctggggcttggtgctaggaATCCAGGAATCCTTGTGGCCAAggttttcattttactggataggacagagagacattgagggaggaggggaagtagagagccAGGcatatgcagacctgcctcaccgcatgtgaagcattcccactgcaggtggggatctggaggctcgaaccaggatccttcgtactgtgtgcacttgactgggtgtgcccccgcctggccccctaaaggcTTTTATATCTTGGTGCAATTTCACTTTAGGAACCAAATGCTATTTTTAAAGGTCAAGTTAAttaggcttttttgtttgtttgtttgtttggcagcagaggtggtggtggtggtggtggtggtctccTAGGGTCTGACTGAAAACCACGGAGCCACGTTAAAGTATCTGTCTAGGATTCATTGCTAGGTGTTTTTACAGTTTTAATTGGAGAGTTTCGCTCCTCTCTCTTCTGACTCCATCTCTGAGCACCAGCAGGATCGTACTGTGCAGAGGGAAGACGGTTATTGGAGCTGATTCATACCTCCCGGAGTAGCAGATTCCTACTGATGAAACTTCATCCACACTCCTTCCTCTCACGGCCTCCCCTGAGCTGAAACTGAAGTAAGTATTCCCCAGATCAGCCCCACAAGCGGTCCCCAGATCAGCCCTCTGGAATCTTGTCCACAATGCCCGTGATCTTTGATGGGCCTCGGCTGTGAGTTAGGGTGTCTCACAGTTATTAGTGGCTTTCTGATGGGCAAATGAATTCAacacttccctttctctctctctctctcttttataactgaagctttctttctttttaaatatttaattgttcatgaagatagaagaagagaaagacaaaagagccagaaataactctggtgcacatgctgccggggactgaactcgggaccttgcccttgagagtccagtactttatcccctgtgccacctgcTGGACCACGCGCTTCCCTTTCTCTACCCACCTCCACCCTAGCTAGAGGTAAAATGATTAGACACATCAGATGCAAGAAGGTGTAATACTTTCTGAAGAAATAAAGGAGTAGAcactgtttattttctttcaacCGGATCATGGTGGGCCAGAGATGACTAAGCTTCGGCAGTTAGTACTCTGATGCACATACCAGAAATCTAGGCAACTTCATAGTGTTGTCATTTCAAAAAATAATTCCTTAGGTTTGTGAAGTTGATTGAAGCATACAGACTTCTACACTGCATTATTAACTGTAATGGTCAAATTAACTTATCTtagttctctttaaaaaaaaaaaaaagcgggaaggggccaggtggtggtgcacctggttgagtgcacatgttacagtgcgcaaggtcccaggttcgagcccctggcccccacctgcaggaggaaagcttcataagtggtgaagcagggctgcaggtgtctctctgcctctctccctatcacccccttccctctcaatttctgactgtctctatccagcaaataaagatgaaacaaattaaaaaagaaataaagtgggaatcgggtggtagcactgcgggttaagcgcccgtggtgcaaagtgcaagggccagctcaaggatcccggttcgagcccccggctccccacctgcaggggagtcgcttcacaggcggtgaagcaggtctgcaggtgtctgtctttctctccccctctctgtcttcccctcctctctccatttctctctgtcctatccaacaatgacgacaacatcaataacaacagcaataataactacaacaataaaacagcaaggacaacactaggaaataaataaaaagtactcTAATCGCTGCTGCAGGCAGCTCTCAAAAGTTTTTCCTGCGAGGGGTGCAATGGCCAGGAGGGGGCGTGAGTGAGCTACAGGAGGACGCTCACGGGGTTCCTAGTCTGACATGATCCCCGGTGCCGCCACGCAGTGAGTAAAGACAGCGAGATCACATGCAGAATTTGCACAGTTTATTATATGTAAGATATATATTCATATAGAAAGCATCTAAACACAAGACAAAGagctttaaaagaaaagattaggttgtacatttttaaaaactcattcaATACCAAATCCAAGACAGATCACAGTTACATTGTAAACTGTTTTCTTCATAAAGCTAATGTTGCCTTAATGACGAATTTTAAATGCACTTGTTGATGAGCAATGATAATTCAGCAGTTACACAGAGTAGTACTTTAAGCCagataaagcaaagaaaaattcttgtttaatatagatatatatatatatatttaaattccaGTAATAGCTTCTTAAATTCATGTTAAAAATATAATCAATACTAAAGGCAGCAAAATGCTTTTCTTGGCTGATGCCTTGATTACTTTACCACTTAACCAGGTtacacagtgttttttttttatagtctgtttttaaaatttttttatgttttttttttttcctgtcaggtATAACTGACAACTATTGAAAGATACACGAAGTGAAAACTCACATTGTCGCACCTTGTGGAAAATATTCAAACTAcatttaaaatgcttttttttttcttgttttttaatggaGACGTCTATTATTCCACAAGAAATCGTTTTTGTAAAACTACAGGCTGTCTATGGCAAGAGGAACTAAACTACATCCAACCAGGACGGTAGAAAAATCCCTGAAAAGAAACTCACAGCCTAGTTACATATGCAATAAGGTTATATGCTTTTATCTCCAAAGCCCTCCCATTGTAGGGAATGCCATAACTTCCAGACTTCCTCCCCAAGAGGCAGTGCCTCACAAGCTCATTCGATCAAGGTGTGATGATGATGGCTTACGATTCAATAGGACAAATATCTAGATATAGCAGCCCTCGTATGGATGTCGATCGTAACGACACAAATAAACAGTTCCAATAGAGAATACTTGCTGATTACATCATTTGGTACGAAGCATAATAAACAACGCGGGACAGATTGGCACAAACACATGCAGTTCAAGAACTCTCTTATCTCAAAGCCGTTCCCAATCCCAAATCTTTCCTTGTATGCTAGCTGACGTTCAAAGGGTTTCTCTTAAACACCTGGCAGAATCGGGATGCCTACAAGCCAGTCATCTGAACGCGTGGTGGAAATGAGGCAAGATGGCTGGCCCCGCAGTGGCAGAGAACACATGCGGCAGAGGGGGCAGAGCCAGCTGGCCCAGGCTCATGGCGAGGGAGGggtcctgctgctgctgccccaAACAGCCTAATCGATGGGGCAGCGATTCCCCGGGCCCCAGGGTGAGAGTACCATTCCCAAAGGCGTTCTGGGCGGCAGGTGGCAGCTGCCAGAAGCCCAACAGCGGGGAAAGGTCCAGAGAGGCGGGTATGGTTAGGTTCACGGCATCCGCCGACAGCTCCTTGGGCAGGTTGATCTTAGCAGCACTGCCCTTAGCCAGGTCAAAACCTGGACTGAGCTTCAGAGGGGACTGAGGCTCTTGCAGAGGGAAGTCCTCCAGCAGATTAACATTGCAATAGCCTTTATTCTCCTGTTTGATGGGCATGCTTGCAAGTGGAGGGTACGAGGTAGCGGCGGTGTTGTACTTGTGGTTGTGGAGGGCCGGGGGAGAGTTAGGGGGAGCTGGCATGGGGTGGAGTGGGGCCAGGGGCTCTGGCAGCGGCTGAATGGGCTGCAGAGGTGGCTCTGGGTGATTGCTGGGGAGGGTGTGGACCTCGACCTGCAAGCTGCTGGCTAACCCGTTCTGCACAGGGGCCCCCAGGGGGAAAGGAGACAGAGTGGTGGTCGCCTTCAGCTGAAACTGGGGGGAGATGGCATGCAGGGTGCTCAGCAGGTCTCCAGGCTGCAGACTCTCCCTCATCAGCTCCTGCGAGTGGGTCTTCTTGGTGTGGCGGGTGAGGTGGTCTTTGCGGCCAAATCTCTGGGCGCAGAACTGACACAGGAAGTCCTTGCAGCCTGTGTGGACCACCAGGTGGCGCCGGACATCTTTCCTGGTGTAGAAGCACCTCTCGCAGTGGTCGCACTGGTGCTTCTTCTCCCGGGCTCCGTGGTGGGGCTTCTCTTCGGCGTGGGCCTTGAGGTGGTCGAGCAGCACCTCCGTGCTGCCCAGCTCCAGCGCGCACACCCCGCAGGTGAGGTCGCCGCTGCTGGCCGCGTGCAGCGCCAGGTGCCTCTTGTAGCCCAGCACCGTGTGATACTTCTTCCCACACTCCTCGCACCCAAAGGCCATTTTGTTAGGGTCATGGGTCTGGAGATGATTTTTCAGGTGGTCTTTCCGGTTGAATGTCTTCTCACAGTGAGCACACTGGTGAGAtttctggggtgagtgggtcgCCATGTGCCTGTccgggaaaaagaaaaaagcaagtcCATGGTaggcttcattattattattattattttaaagagttGAATAAAaaggtggggttggggaggggggagagaaacacagaacgTAGGTGGAGGAAGcggcatggaattatacccctagtaGCTTACATACTCTTGCAAATCACTATTCAATCACTGATTcgttttttaaaagttgaatggAGAAACAATATTAAAACGTTCTTAGTGTTTTTGTCCCAAGTGCTGATAAAGAGATCACTTTCATTGTATAAGACTTTCCTAATACTTTTCCAATTCTGCAAATGCAAAAACCGTTGTGATGTTAacacctataaaaaaaaaaaaacttttcctagTGTGTAGGGAGGGGTAGCTGAATAAGTAcgagtatttttaaaatgtggtcaTGGAAGATATCTTTCACGGAGGGGGCAATGGTCATTCTATGCTTTTTGGAAATTcctaaatttcaaaaaaaaaaaaaaaaacaaagagacccaattTGCCTGCTATCACTGTCCTCCCCTCAGCTTTAACTTACTGTTTCTAAATCCACTTTCTCTTTATCCTGATTAAGACACTGAGCTCAGGTTATAGGCAAAAATACTAAACACCTCGGAGAGTGTTCCAGCAGACCCAGAATGCCAGCCTCGCCACCCGGGCCCTGGCCCTAAGCTTTGAGCTTCCCACACGATCTGTGCTGAGTCTGGTTTCCTCTCCCTCACACTTCGCTGCCTGCTGTGTCTCTGGTATTCACAGGTGTGCACCTGGGACTCCCTCAACCTGCTCCTTGAAGGCCGTCAGTCATGGCGCTGACGACATCCAGACGGATTTTTCTATTAGGGATAAGTTGCTATTCCTAACGCAGTTATGCGTCTTTAACTGAGGTTTGGGGACAAGCCCTAGTCATCCGAGTCTATATGGAATTTGAAAGCAGCCATTTTACAGGAATTAGTTCTGAAAGATCACCTCTATTCTATCATAGCTCCATTGAATTCTAAAAATCTAaactgttgggagtcaggcagtagcgcagcgggttaagcgcaggtggcgtgaaacgcaaggaccgcaaggaccggtgaaaggatcccggctccccacctgcaggggagacacttcacaagtgatgacacaggtctgtaggtgtctgtctttctctccccctctctgtctcccctcctctctcgatttttctctgtcc encodes the following:
- the PLAGL1 gene encoding zinc finger protein PLAGL1 isoform X3; amino-acid sequence: MATHSPQKSHQCAHCEKTFNRKDHLKNHLQTHDPNKMAFGCEECGKKYHTVLGYKRHLALHAASSGDLTCGVCALELGSTEVLLDHLKAHAEEKPHHGAREKKHQCDHCERCFYTRKDVRRHLVVHTGCKDFLCQFCAQRFGRKDHLTRHTKKTHSQELMRESLQPGDLLSTLHAISPQFQLKATTTLSPFPLGAPVQNGLASSLQVEVHTLPSNHPEPPLQPIQPLPEPLAPLHPMPAPPNSPPALHNHKYNTAATSYPPLASMPIKQENKGYCNVNLLEDFPLQEPQSPLKLSPGFDLAKGSAAKINLPKELSADAVNLTIPASLDLSPLLGFWQLPPAAQNAFGNGTLTLGPGESLPHRLGCLGQQQQDPSLAMSLGQLALPPLPHVFSATAGPAILPHFHHAFR
- the PLAGL1 gene encoding zinc finger protein PLAGL1 isoform X2, yielding MLPVIEHMATHSPQKSHQCAHCEKTFNRKDHLKNHLQTHDPNKMAFGCEECGKKYHTVLGYKRHLALHAASSGDLTCGVCALELGSTEVLLDHLKAHAEEKPHHGAREKKHQCDHCERCFYTRKDVRRHLVVHTGCKDFLCQFCAQRFGRKDHLTRHTKKTHSQELMRESLQPGDLLSTLHAISPQFQLKATTTLSPFPLGAPVQNGLASSLQVEVHTLPSNHPEPPLQPIQPLPEPLAPLHPMPAPPNSPPALHNHKYNTAATSYPPLASMPIKQENKGYCNVNLLEDFPLQEPQSPLKLSPGFDLAKGSAAKINLPKELSADAVNLTIPASLDLSPLLGFWQLPPAAQNAFGNGTLTLGPGESLPHRLGCLGQQQQDPSLAMSLGQLALPPLPHVFSATAGPAILPHFHHAFR
- the PLAGL1 gene encoding zinc finger protein PLAGL1 isoform X1 — protein: MAQPLLSASEKERVKSKAHGRLPCQLCGKTFLTLEKFTIHNYSHSRERPFKCLQPDCGKAFVSRYKLMRHMATHSPQKSHQCAHCEKTFNRKDHLKNHLQTHDPNKMAFGCEECGKKYHTVLGYKRHLALHAASSGDLTCGVCALELGSTEVLLDHLKAHAEEKPHHGAREKKHQCDHCERCFYTRKDVRRHLVVHTGCKDFLCQFCAQRFGRKDHLTRHTKKTHSQELMRESLQPGDLLSTLHAISPQFQLKATTTLSPFPLGAPVQNGLASSLQVEVHTLPSNHPEPPLQPIQPLPEPLAPLHPMPAPPNSPPALHNHKYNTAATSYPPLASMPIKQENKGYCNVNLLEDFPLQEPQSPLKLSPGFDLAKGSAAKINLPKELSADAVNLTIPASLDLSPLLGFWQLPPAAQNAFGNGTLTLGPGESLPHRLGCLGQQQQDPSLAMSLGQLALPPLPHVFSATAGPAILPHFHHAFR